The nucleotide sequence GTACATCGTTGTTGGCATTCTCGCCGCTCTTTTGATCGCAGCGGCCGTCAATGATGATGACGATGATGGTGATGGTGATGGTGATAATGGCGGGGATAATGGCCTTGGCGATATCACTGACGTGCGCCGATAGGACAACTTCATAATTTATGAACTTTTGGGCGGCGCCAATGATGGTGCCGCTCTTTTTTTGAAATAGCACTTGGCTGCATTATGCGCGCCGAAACGTGATACGTATCAAAAACAGCCACTTAGACGGCCCAATGGTATGGAATACCTTTCTTTTCGTATACTTTGAGCGGCAAACCGTTGACGCAAAGTTAACCCTTTGCAATGTTCTCGTTCACGAAAATTCATAACGAGTGAGGAACAGAATATGTTTACGAGAACAATGGCATGCGTCGCAGTGCTTGCCCTATCCACCACATCCGCTTTTGCAGGTGGACTTGCAGACGCAATTGTCGAAACGCCTCCGATGGAAGAAGCTGTCGCACCCGCAGCCGGCCCTTCGATTGAGCCGACATACATTGTGTTGGGCGTCTTGGCGGCGCTTTTGATCGCTGCCGCAGTGAATGAAGACGACGATGATGATGATGGTGATGAGCCAGTGCGCGTACGTATGAAAGAAGTGGAATTCGACACAACCCCGCTTGACAACTAAGTTTTCACCTAGAAGCTGAATAAGACGAACTTTTATTATTCAATGAATAGGGCGGCACCACAGTGGTTGCTGCCCTTTTTCGACGGCGGGTCTATGACGGCCGAGACATGCGCCGGACGACAACGGCCAAGGGCAGCGCACTCAGTAGCAACAAAGCCACTGCCAGAAACGCGACCCTCAGGCCAAATCCCTCGGACAGCAAACCCATCAACATCGGTGCAAAAAAGAAACCTGAAAAGCCAATCACAGCGGTACGGCTGATCGCTTCTGTGCGCAAATGGGGCGGAACCAGTTGGCCAACAAGCGCCAACCCGATAGGTCCGATCACGGACACACCCAAACCCAGAATGCCAAAGCCAAGGTAGGCCAATGGCGGAGAAGGTGCTAAAGCTGCGATCACAGCCCCCGTTGCTGAAATCACAGATGCCCCAATGACAAGGGGGATTTGGCGAATGCGCTCTGCGACCGCCTGGCCGGAGAAACGTCCGACAGCCATGGTGATCCCCAGCATCGCCGGTCCCAGCGCCCCTTCGGCAGCTCCACCACCTAAAGTGCGCTCTACATGCAGGGCGGACCAGGCCTCTACCGTAGCCTCTGACATGAAGGCGACAAGAACGATTGCGCCACAAACAATGATCGGCCCTAGCGGATACTTTCCGGCATACCCGTCCTCCGGTGCAACAAAAGTCACATCCATGCGCATCAAAGGCAGCATGAGCAACGTTACCAAACCGATGCCCGCAAACACAGGCGTAGGTGGCAAACCGGCCTCGCGCGTGAACCCCACACATAAAGCCCCGCAAGCATATGCAACTGAAAACATCGCGTGGTTGGCGTTCATTAAGGGGCGACTGTGTTTTGCTTCCAACTCGCTGACGCGGGCGTTCATCACCACATCCAACAGACCAGAGGCCAACCCGACCACCGCCATGGATGCTGCAAAAACCAAAGGCAAAGTCACCTGCCCGGGCACCAACCACGCAAGCGCCAGCAATAGAGCCCCGGCCTGCATGCCCCGCGCGCCAAGCAGACGGTCCGCCCGTGGTGCCAGCCACATCGCCGAAACCAACCCCGTGGCCGAACCCAGCAACAGCGCACCAAACAATGCATCTGACGCCCCCAACTGCGCCTTGATCACTGGGACGTAGGCGGCAAAACACCCCAAAACATGCCGACAACGACAAAGGCAGCGGCAGGGCGGCGCGACAGGGAAAGGGCATTCAAAACTGACATATCCGCATGCCTGCCCCCGTTTTTAACCCAAAGCAAGGTTCAAAGCGCCAGGGGTCCGACCTGCGATGAAATGGGTGCCAGCAGCCGCCGGTTTCAGCCTTTGATCTTTGTCAATGGCAATAACGTCGCCGCTTTTACACTTGGCGCGTTTCCAGTGAGGAGTGGATACATGACATTTCTGAAAACACCGCTTTCGCGGCGTGGTGCTCTTGCTCTGGCGGCGGGCGCGGGGGCCAGCGCGCTGATGACCGCAGGGCAACAGGCACAAGCTCAGTCTTCTGTTGCAACCAACGCGCAGATTGTAATCTTGGGCGCGGGGGCGGCTGGAACAGCCTTGGCCAACCGCTTGTCACGGCGGTTGGATGGCGCGCAGATAACGATTGTCGATGGTCGGGCCGAACATTGGTATCAACCCGGACTCAGTCTGGTTGCCACAGGTCTGAAACCGGCCTCTTACGCTGTCAGTCGGACCACGGACTGGTTGCCGCAAGATGTCGCGCTGAAAACAGAGTTCGCAGTTCAAATCGACCCCGAAACCAAAGCAGTCACGCTGCAAAGCGGTGAGGTGCTGCGCTATGATTATCTGATTGTGGCGACGGGGCTGATCCTGGATCACGACGCGATTGATGGGTTTGACCTTGATATGGTGGGCACCAATGGCATCGGCGCGCTCTATGCGGGGCCTGACTATGCCCGTCGGACTTGGCAAGCCGCGTCGGCGTTCATTGAAACGGGTGGACGCGGTTTGTTCACCCGTCCGGCAACAGAAATGAAATGCGCAGGCGCCCCGCTGAAACACGTTTTTTTGTTGGATGATCTGGCGCGCACCGCAGGCACGCGCACCCAAATGGAACTGAGCTATGCCGCGAACAACAGCAGCCTTTTTGGTGTCCCCATCGTGGCCGAGAAAGTGCGCATGTTGTTTGATAACCGGGGCATCGGTTCGGCCTACTCTCATGTCCTGAAAGCAATTGAACCAGGTTCCAAACGAGCAACCTTTGCCACGCCCGACGGTGATGTGGAACAGGACTATGACTATATCCATGTGATCCCACCCCAGCGCGCACCCGATGTGATCCGTCAATCGGGCCTCAGTTGGGCTGACAAATGGACGGATCAGGGGTGGATTGAAGTTGATCAATACAACCTGCGTCATCTGCGATACCCGGAAGTTTTTGCTGTGGGTGATGTCGCTGGTGTGCCAAAGGGAAAAACCGCTGCCTCTGTCAAATGGCAAGTGCCAGTCGTCGAACAACATCTGGTTGCCCAAATCAGTGGCGGCCGCACGGACGCCGCCTATAATGGTTACACCTCATGCCCGCTGATCACGCGCGTCGGGCGCGCCATGTTGGTTGAATTTGACTACAACAACGACCTTGTTCCCAGCTTTCCCGGCGTCATCGCGCCTTTGGAAGAACTGTGGATCAGCTGGCTGATGAAAGAGGTCGCACTGAAGGCAACCTATAACGCAATGTTGCGCGGTCGCGCATAAGGGGGATCATCATGCAGGAAATCAGCTTCGAGACACTGCTGTATGTTTTGATAGAGGTTTTTGGACCGGTACTGTTCTGGCTGATGGTCGGCGTGGCAGCCGTCGTAACACTAGCATATCTCTTTGTGCTTATCAGAGACCGGGCCGTTAGTTGGCGCAAGTTCCTTTGGGCGCAACTGTCGATGCCTGTTGGCGCCGTGGCTGCGGTGGGTTTTGTGATGTGGGTGACGGATTCTAACCTGCGCGATATGGGCGGTCCTATTGACCTGATCATCCTGCTTGGTGTGGCGATCATCGGGGCCATCGGCATCGCCATACTTGTCTATACGGCAGAAGCGCTGCTGCTGCGCAAAGACCCGCAATAGCGCGCATTCCGCTACACCCATATTCCCCCTTTCCAAAACACCGAATCCCCCCTATACGGCGGGCTTCATCGGGCTCGGACACCCTTGGAGGCGGGCCCCTACATATCGGAGAAATACTATGGCTGGAAAGATCCCAGATCTGAACGCCAAGGTACGCGCGGGGACAGGCAAGGGGGCCGCCCGCCAAGCTCGCCGTGAGGGCGACGTACCTGGCATTGTTTATGGTGGCGGCACAGACCCGCAATCCATCAGCATCCCATTCAACTACCTTCTGACAAAATTGCGCAAGGGTGGCTTCATGTCCACGCTGCACAACCTCAAGATCGAGGGTCAGGAAGACGTGCGTGTCATTTGCCGTGGCGTGCAGCGCGACGTGGTCAAGGACTTGCCAACACACATCGACCTGATGCGCCTGAAGCGCACAAGCCGTGTGAACATCTTTATCCCGGTCGAGTTCTTGAATGCAGACACTTGCCCCGGCGTGAAAAAGGGCGGCGTTCTGACTGTTGTGCGTAACGAAGTCGAACTGAACGTTCTGGCGGGTGAAATCCCTGACAGCATCGAGATCGATCTCGCTGACGTGCAGATTGGTGATACCATTTCCATCAGCAACGTCACATTGCCTGAAGGGGCAACACCGACGATCACCGACCGTGACTTTGTTATTGCGAACGTTGCCGCACCACGTGCGCTTCTGTCTGATGACGAGGAAGAAGGTGAAGAGGTTGCCGCCGACGAAGTACCGACAGCTTCTGATGAGGCCGCTGAAGAGTAATCAGCGTTTCAGCTTTGATTTTGAAAGGGCATCCCGAATTGGGGTGCCCTTTTTTCTTGGTGCAATCAATCAGCCGCGCATACGGTCAAATCCGGGGTCATAGGGCGACGGCGCGATCACCGCCGCATCAACCATATCTCCCAGCAGGTCTAACTGCATCGTGCTGCCGACAGCGGCCAGTTCCGGTATCACAAAGGCATAGGCAAGGTTCATCCCCGTCCGGTGTCCCCATTCACCAGAGGTGATCGTCCCAACGACCACGCCATCTAGCATAAGCGACGCGCCACCGTAGGCAGGCGTATGCATCGCATCAATCTTCAGCGTGACCAGTTGTTTCTGCGGTCCTTGCGCCATTTGGGTCATCAAGGCCGCCTTGCCGACGAAATCCCCCCTTCTCGGCCTTCACAAAACGGTCGAGGCCAGTTTCTAACGGATTGAACTCGGTGATGAGGTCCGCTTTCCAATGCAGGAAACCCTTTTCCATCCGCATCGAGTCTACCGCGCGGGCACCGAAAAGTCGCATATTGTATGCCTTTCCTGCCTCACGCAAAGCAAGATAGGCGGCATAAAGCGATGCATTCGGCACGTGTATTTCATAGGCCAACTCACCGCTGAAACTGACACCGATCACCGTGGCAGGCGCAAACCCGATAAAGCACTCGCGCACGGACAACCAAGGAAAGGCTTCTTTCGACCAATCAGCCCGGCTGACCGCCTGCAAGACCTCGCGCGACCTTGGGCTTACCAACACAAGGATCGTTTGGTCATTGGTCAGGCTGGTGATCCGCACGTCTTCATCTGCCGCGATATGTGCCGTCAGCCAGTCCATGTCGTGATACTCGGACGCCGCAGCCGACCCATACCAGACCCGCGCGGGCCCACGGTCGGATGCAGGCAGGTTCGCGACCGTCGCCTCACCCTTCACCATACCTTGATGGTTGAGCAGATAGCCAAGGCCAACACGCCCCTCTCGGGTCGTCACGGCGCCGCAGAACATCCGATCAAGAAACAGATGGCGATCAGCACCCGTGATCTCGAGCCGGTTGAAGCCATTGACTTCGCACAGGCCCACATTCTGTTGAACATTGCGAACTTCTGATGCGACCAGATCAAAGGTCTCATCAAAATGAAAATCGAGCGTATGGTGGACCTCCGGCGCAGGCTTTATGTAATCTACCCGCTCCCATCCGTTCACTACGCTAAACTCCGCACCCTCAGCCGCCAGAATGGGCGTCAGTGGCGTTGTCTTCGCAGGACGGCCCGCCGGACGATGCTCGTGCGGAAAATGGAAGCGGAATTCGTTCTGGTAGTCTTCAATCGCCTTCAGCGATGTTATCTCAACATTCGCGTGTCCCGTGAAACGGCGTGGATCAATGCACCATGTGTCATAGCAGGCCTCACCATGCACGATTTGCTGTGCGAGTAGCCAACCATGCCCGCCGCCCTCACCCAAACCTGCACGCAGACCGATGATGCAGAACGCATTGCGTTTACCGGGGATCGGCCCCACCAAAGGCGCGCCGTCAATGGTATAGGTGATCGGCCCGTTCACGACAGTATGAATACCCGTTTCCATCAGTGCGGGCATGCGCGCAAAGGCGCCTTCCAGAACGTCCGTCACACGGTCCAGGTCATCCGGGCAAAGCGCATTGACAAAGTTGGGGTCAATTCCGTCCATGCCCCAAGGCTTACAGTCCTGTTCATAGAACCCCACCAGCAACCCGTTCTTTTCCTGACGGCAATAATAATCGCTGATTGGGCAGCGCAGCAGCGGCATGCGGTGGCTTGCCTCTTTGATCGCCGCGATCTCCTCGGTCAAAAAGTATTGGTGTTCCATCGACGCCACGGGGTGATGTACCCCCATCATCGCGCCGACCTCATTCACCCGGTAACCACCTGCATTGACGATCACATCACAGTCAATATCGCCATGCTCGGTGTGGACCGTCCACGTATCATCCTTGTGCTGGCTCAGCCCGGTAACGGGCGTATTGCGATAGACCTCGGCCCCTGCCTTGCGTGCTCGGCGGGCCAAGGCCTGACACAATTGTGCAGGATCAATATCACCATCCATCGGGTCCCACAGACCACCAATCAGATTATCGGTCGAAATCAACGGATGACGGCGCGCGCATTCTTCGGGGTCGATGACCTCAAATTCCACATCCATCCCCCGCGCCATCGACGCAAAGTGCCGGTAGCCCTGCATCTGTGCCTCGGTATTCGCAAGCCGGATGCCACCATCGCCGTGGTGGTAGTTGATCGGATACTCGGGATCCTCGGCCAGTTCTTTGTAAAGGTTGATCGAGTGGGTCTTCAGCCCCACCATCGTCTGGTTCATGCCAAAGTTTGTCACCTGTGCCGCCGAATGCCATGTGGTGCCCGAGGTCAACTCGTTCCGCTCCACCAGCACCACGTCGGTCCAGCCCTCCTGGGTCAGGTGGTAGAGCGTCGAGCAACCGGCAATCCCACCTCCGATGACAACAGCTTTGGTACGCGATTTCATGGGTCTTCTCCTGTCGGACGCTGGCAGAAGAGGGCGGTATTTTTGCGGCCCTGACAACTAGCTGAGGTAAATATTCCAAAAATTAGAAACTATATTTTGATTTTTACGAAAGAGGTTTCTGACGATTGCCTCAAAGGCATGAAACAAAGTTCACTCGTGCTACGGGCAAGGGAGTGCGGAATGTGCGCAAGGCGGGCTGAAGGAAGTGGCCGTAAGGGGCGATTGGCCAAGCGGGCCGCCAAACCCGTATTTGATCCCTGCCCGCCAGGTCAGATCGGTGGAACCTACCGCCTGCTAACCAACGCCGAGATTACCCGCATCTATGAAACGGCTCTGAGGCTGCTCGCTAATCTGGGCTTGGGCGACGTTCCGAACCGGCTGCGCACCGACTTACTCAATGCAGGCGCAATGGACGGCGATGAAGGCCGCATCCTGTTTCCACGGATGCTGGTGGAAGACGCTGTTGCTGGCGCCGCCAAAACATTCATTCTCCATGGCCGTGACGATGCGCGCTCAATCGAAGTTGGCGGGCACCGGGTGCACTTTGGCACAGGTGGTGCTGCTGTTCAGACCCTCGACATCGATAGTCGCGCCTATCGCCCTTCAACGCTCGCAGATTTGCACAATTTCACGCGGCTACAAGACACGCTTGCCAACGTCAGCTGGTACACGCGCTGTTGTGTCGCCACGGATGTACACGACATCATTGATCTGGATGTGAACACGGCCTACGCGTTGATCAAGAACACGACAAAACCGACAGCGACCTCTTTCACAGTGGCCGAAAATGTGGCCCCAATTGTCGAAATGATGGATATCGCGGCTGGCGGCACAGGGGCGTTTTTCAAGCGACCCTTCATGAAGGCGCATATCAGTCCGGTCATTTCACCAATGCGATATGGCGAAGACGCCGTAGATGTTGTCTACGAATGTATCAGACACAACATCCCGATCTCTTGCATTACTGCGGCGCAAGCCGGGGCGACCGCGCCAGCCACCTTAGCGGGGTTTCTGGCCCAATCATTGGCCGAAACGCTCGCCAGTCTGGTGATGGTTCATGCCATTAAACCGGGGCATCCTATGGTCTTCTCGAACTGGCCTTTGGTGATTGATCTACGCACCGGCGCGTTTTCGGGTGGCAGCGGGGAAAGTGCCGTCTTGAACGCAGCATCGGCACAAGTCTCGAACTGGTTGGGGCTGCCATCCGGGGTGGCCTGTTCCATGACCGACGCCAAGGCGATTGACGCGCAATACGGGATGGAAAAAGGGCTCACCTCTCTTGCCGCTGCCTTGGTTAGCGGGAACCTGATCTATGAAAGCTCGGGCATGACAGCATCGCTTTTGGGTGCCAGTTTCGAGGCATTCATTCTGGATGATGAAATGCATTCGCACACATATCGCGCCCTGCGCGGCATTGAGGTGACCGATGACAACCTTGGCTATGAGGCGATCATTGAGGCCGTAACGGGCGAAGGGCATTTCTTGGGTGGCACGCATACGCTAGCCGCGATGGAGCATGACTATTTCTACCCAACCCTCGCCGATCGTGAACAGCCCATCACCTGGGAAGAGAACGGCAGAAAAGACGCGTGGGACATGGCCCGCGACTGGGCGCGCGACATCCTCGCCAAGCACCACCCGACGTATCTGACACCGGATCAAGACGCTGAAATCAGAGCTAAGTTCAATATTTTGATTTAGTCGGGATCAATCAATGTGAATTGACCAACCAACCATGGTGTCGCCTTGTGGGACGGCATGATGACATGCGCCTCAAGCGATGCACGCAATCGTTCATCAATCAGATCCAAGACCGTTTCGGCACTATCCTGGGTGGCCAAGAGTGACAGCCGACGCGCGAAGCTCTTGCCTGGGAAGGGATGCAGTTGCACCTGCTGGTGAAAGCGTTGCGCACGTGAAAACAACAAAGGCGTGGTGATTGTCCAGCCCGCGCCAGAGGCAACCATGCCCATAAGCGTTTGATTGTTGTTGCAGGCAAACTGATGCGCCAGCGCTATCCCAAGACGGCGAAGTTGCGCTTCAATCTGCCGGGCAATGATCAGATCGCTGGAAAACCGCAGGAACGGCAGTTTGTTACTGCCGCCCACGATATCAGGCAGCGATTGATCTGTATCGCGTGGCAGCACCAAGACGAATGGGTCACGTAAAAGCGGCCTCTCTTGCAGGTCGCGATGGCGTTCAGGGGGGCTTGTCGTGATCCCCATATCCAACTGCCTGTTGCGCAACATCTCGATAACTTCGTGACTAGTCGCGGTGTGGTAGAGAAAATCACACCCCGGCATCCTTGATGAAAGATGCGACGCAAGCTCTGGCACTATGTCACTGTCTAGATCTTCTATGGAACCGATACGCAAGTGCCGTGCTTCTGCGACATCACCGGCGGTCGCTTCGGTCTGTGCCTTGCGAATGGCAAGCAGCGCATCGTCAATGTTCGCCAGAAACGCCTGCCCCTTGGGTGTCAAAACAACGGGCCTGCGCGCATGATCAAGCAGGTTCACGCCCAAATGCTCCTCAAGACTTTTGAGGTGATATGATACCGTACTGATCGACAGCCCCGTTTCTTGTGCCGTAGCTTGGACAGACCCCTTTCGCGCACAAATCTGGAACAATTCAAGCCATTTGAGGTTAAGCCCTTTCCGATTGAAATGCGGCGCCATGATGCTGTCCTTTGACGGGTATGGATGCCTATTGTTTCGATGAATGCACAGTACAAATCTACCAAAATCGAAATTCTGGACCACAAATGAAGCTCTGGCGCTGCACTGCGGCGTAAGATAGGTTGCGTCCATGAAGCTTCTTGTCGGCCTTGGAAACCCGGGCGCGAAATACGCGCAGAACCGTCATAACATCGGCTTTATGGCGATGGACCGAATTGCAGCGGACCACGGGTTCAGCGGTTGGCGATCGAAGTTTCAGGGGCAAACCTGCGACGGGCGCTTTGGCCCCGAAAAGGTCACACTGCTGAAGCCAGAGACTTTCATGAACCTTTCCGGCCAGTCGGTGGGCGAGGCGATGCGCTATCTCAAACTCGCGCCCGAGGATGTGATTGTGTTCCACGACGAGATCGATCTGGCCCCCGGCAAGGTCCGCCTGAAGACAGGTGGTGGGCATGCGGGACACAATGGGTTGCGCTCCATCCACGGGCATATCGGACCGGATTATGACCGCGTGCGCATGGGGGTCGGACATCCCGGGCACAAGGACGCGGTGCCGGGCTATGTGTTGCGCGACTTTCCCAAGGCGGATGCAGAGTGGCTGGATGATGAATTGCGCGGTGTCAGTGATGGCATTGCCGAATTGATCGCAGGCGATGGCGGCAAGTTTTTGAATGCAATCGCACTGCGTGTCGCACCGCCGCGATCTTCAAAGTCAGCCCCGAAACCCAAAGCGGTTGCACCTGCGCCAGAACCGGCTCCCGACACACGGTCAGCCATGCAAAAACTTGTGGACAAGTTTCGGTGACGCCTACCGCAATTCAAGAGGCGTTTCTTTATCAATCCAAAGCCTGCGCCAACCTTGGCTCGCCCTTCATGGCGCGTCTGATGGCGCTTTGCGGTACAATGAGTTGGCCCGAGGGGGACGTAACGGACCGTATCTTCAGCTGGCAGGGTGATATCAGCCCTGCGGGCCAATCGGTGCCGTTGCGATTGGCCGGTGCGCTGCATGCATTGCATTTGCGGGGGCATGCAGGGCTGGGGCACGTATACCCACCGAACGAGGGGGACGATGCGCCGCTTTGGAAGGCTGTGTGTGCAGCGCTTGTTGCGGATGCGGATCACATCAACGCCTGGCTTGATCGCGCACCGCAAACCAACGAAGTGCGACGCTCAGCAACGTTGATCCCTGTCGGGCATTTGCTGACCGAACACTTTGGATTGCCGCTTCGGACATCGGAACTCGGGGCGAGCGGCGGCCTGAACCTGCATTGGGACACATATGCGCTAAAGTTGGGTGATATTCGCCGAGGGTCAAGCAACCCTGCCCTGACGCTGACGCCTGACTGGACCGGCCCGGCCCCGCCAGACACGCCCGTGACGGTTGCATCTCGTGGTGGAGCTGACCTGAACCCCCTGAACCCGGCAAACCCCGATGATGCCTTGCGTCTGCAAGCCTATCTCTGGCCAGATCAACCCGAACGCATGGCACTGACCCGTGCCGCAATTTCGGCCGCAAAGACGCCAGTGGACCAAGGTGATGCGATTGATTGGCTCAAGCCCCGATTGGCGCATGTGGTTGGGCAAACACATCTGATCTATAGCACTGTCGCATGGCAGTACTTTCCTGCGGTCAAGCAGGCCGAAGGGACAGCACTGATCGAAGACGCAGGGGCATCGGCATCCCGTGATACGCCGCTGGCATGGTTCGGCATGGAAAACGATGGCAGTGGGCGTGGCGCGGCCCTGACCCTGCGGCTTTGGCCGGGCGACGTGACACTTGCGCTGGGACGGGCGGATTTTCACGGGCGCTGGGTTGCATGGAGCACCGAAAGCACCGGCTAGGCCAGATGCAGGCATAGCATTTCTTGTGCGCCAACCTACATTACTAGGAAGACAAAGAAAGATGCGAACCTGATGGAAAAAGACCCTTCATTCAACGTCCTCGGCAGTACACTGACCGCATGTTCAACTGCACCGATGACGGGTTTCTTCCGCAATGGCGCCTGCGACACATGCGCAGCTGATCAAGGCAGCCATACCGTTTGCGCCGTGATGACTGATGAATTCCTCGCCTTCTCAAAATACGTGGGCAATGACCTGAGCACGCCACGCCCGGAATATGGGTTTCCGGGGTTAAAGGCCGGTGATGGGTGGTGTCTCTGCGCCAGCCGCTTTCTGCAAGCGCATGAGGAAGGCTGCGCGCCGCAGGTCAACTTGCATGCAACCCATGTGCGGGCTTTGGAAATCGTCTCGATTGAAATTCTGCGGGACTATGCGATTGGCACATCAGCCGGTTGAAGACGCATCCATAAGATCGTCAATGAAAAGACTAAGCAACTGCGTGCGCCCCGATACATCCGCCTTGCGGTAGATCGCATTTGTCTGCGCCTTGATGGTGCCTTCGCTGACATCGCGCAGGGCGGCGATTTCCTGCGTGGACATGCCCTTGATCGCAAATAGGGCCACATCGCGTTCTGCCGGTGTCAGCTCCCACGCGGCAAAACGTTCTTCCAGCACATCCATAAAGGCGCCCGAGGCCAGCCTGAGTTGATCTTCTACGACCACATTGCGCGCCATGGTTCGACGCAATACAACCCAGCCGAAGCCCACGCCCAGAAGCAGGCCCAGGGCCGCGCCGATTTCCACCAGTTCGTGAAGCTGCCAACTGATCGGTGCGACGCCTAAAACTGACGCGATGATCTGCGATACAAAAAAGACGGCGCATAAAAGCTGCACCGCAACGATCAAGACGACAGTCCATTGACCTTTCAACGACTGGCCCCCTTTTGGTCAGACCGGATCAATCATCGTCCCCATCATCACCGCCGTCATCATCATCGCCATCGTCGTCGTCGTCATCATCATCGTCGTCGTCATCATCGTCGTCATCATCATCATCGTCGTCGGCATCATCGTCGTCGGCATCGTTGTCGTCATCGTCGTCATCGTCACCTCCGGCTGATCCACTTCCGGGGTTGAAGATGCGCGGTCCATCATTGTCATCGTTATTGTCGTCATTTGTCTCAATCGTTCGCCAGTAGTCCCGCAGAATCTCTCCTGTCTGGGGGTTGAAAACCAACTCGCGGCGCAAATCATCACGAAAAGCCGTCACGCGGATACGCCCGAGCCACGTGCGTTGTAGCGTGATTTCCGAGAAGCCCTGTCCCTGCAACTGGCTGACAATCTGGTCCTGCACGGACTGGGCCGCCGCAAAATGCGGCGCCCCAGCGAGTACAAGACATATAGCGACCCGTTTCAGCATGAACGGGCCGCGGATGCGTAATTAGTCATCGTCGCCATCATCATCGTCGTCATCATCATCGTCATCGTCATCATCGCCGTCGTCGTCATCGTCATCGTCATCGTCGTCATCGTCATCGTCGTCATCGTCGTCATCGTCATCGTCGTCATCGTCGTCATCGTCATCGTCATCGTCATCGTCGTCATCGTCATCGTCATCGTCATCGTTCAGATCAACGAAGTCGTCATCATCATCTTCGATCGTCACGCCAGGTTCCAAATCGTCGTCATCATCAACAGGTTCTACCTCCTGTTCAAGGATTTCACCGGTTGCACGGTCATAAACCGCTTCCAGCTTACGATTGTTACGGACGGCTTCGACTTTGACCTGT is from Yoonia sp. GPGPB17 and encodes:
- a CDS encoding DUF2332 domain-containing protein, which encodes MTPTAIQEAFLYQSKACANLGSPFMARLMALCGTMSWPEGDVTDRIFSWQGDISPAGQSVPLRLAGALHALHLRGHAGLGHVYPPNEGDDAPLWKAVCAALVADADHINAWLDRAPQTNEVRRSATLIPVGHLLTEHFGLPLRTSELGASGGLNLHWDTYALKLGDIRRGSSNPALTLTPDWTGPAPPDTPVTVASRGGADLNPLNPANPDDALRLQAYLWPDQPERMALTRAAISAAKTPVDQGDAIDWLKPRLAHVVGQTHLIYSTVAWQYFPAVKQAEGTALIEDAGASASRDTPLAWFGMENDGSGRGAALTLRLWPGDVTLALGRADFHGRWVAWSTESTG
- a CDS encoding DUF2237 family protein, encoding MEKDPSFNVLGSTLTACSTAPMTGFFRNGACDTCAADQGSHTVCAVMTDEFLAFSKYVGNDLSTPRPEYGFPGLKAGDGWCLCASRFLQAHEEGCAPQVNLHATHVRALEIVSIEILRDYAIGTSAG
- a CDS encoding helix-turn-helix transcriptional regulator gives rise to the protein MKGQWTVVLIVAVQLLCAVFFVSQIIASVLGVAPISWQLHELVEIGAALGLLLGVGFGWVVLRRTMARNVVVEDQLRLASGAFMDVLEERFAAWELTPAERDVALFAIKGMSTQEIAALRDVSEGTIKAQTNAIYRKADVSGRTQLLSLFIDDLMDASSTG
- a CDS encoding PepSY domain-containing protein is translated as MLKRVAICLVLAGAPHFAAAQSVQDQIVSQLQGQGFSEITLQRTWLGRIRVTAFRDDLRRELVFNPQTGEILRDYWRTIETNDDNNDDNDGPRIFNPGSGSAGGDDDDDDDNDADDDDADDDDDDDDDDDDDDDDDDDDDGDDDDGGDDGDDD
- a CDS encoding PepSY domain-containing protein — its product is MKKILLSTTAMFALTAGAGHAQSVAEQVISALQAEGYESIEVTNGPTQVKVEAVRNNRKLEAVYDRATGEILEQEVEPVDDDDDLEPGVTIEDDDDDFVDLNDDDDDDDDDDDDDDDDDDDDDDDDDDDDDDDDDDDDDDDDDDGDDDDDDDDDDDDDGDDD